One window from the genome of Bacteroidia bacterium encodes:
- the zapE gene encoding cell division protein ZapE, whose amino-acid sequence MFDVPERFKHCRLDNYIISESFISQKEAIEQAYQVMNYLKKYYSRNFIQRLFKRKHDIKGIYLVGPVGVGKTHILCSFINMLTDIRCAYLHSSTLFMSYLHRPDEYAKKLADSYDIVCIDEIELDDPGNAARFIRVLHLLNDLGVFLICTSNVDPESFIESGYEDEKFYKFISSQFRSQYKVIFINGEDYRVKLAKRGAFYIGPTSDTEPLLLERLKKYKVKRQFTFPQLLHYLTETDRREVRNMLTQYEAISIQNINISSTADALRLLNFLDDIYQSNHYVDLYVSAEKDFNQWYTKESVGYDDYQERIALKFERTISRIKGLCEANYITVELNTTK is encoded by the coding sequence ATGTTTGACGTTCCTGAACGTTTTAAGCACTGCCGATTGGATAACTACATAATTTCAGAAAGTTTTATCTCTCAAAAGGAAGCTATAGAACAAGCCTATCAGGTGATGAATTACTTGAAAAAATATTATAGCCGCAACTTCATACAAAGACTATTCAAACGCAAACACGATATAAAAGGAATTTATTTAGTAGGACCTGTGGGTGTAGGTAAGACACATATCTTGTGTAGTTTTATCAACATGCTTACGGATATTCGCTGTGCTTATTTACATTCCAGTACTTTATTTATGAGTTACTTGCATCGCCCCGATGAATATGCTAAAAAATTAGCTGATAGCTATGATATAGTTTGTATAGATGAAATTGAGTTAGATGATCCAGGCAATGCCGCAAGATTTATACGTGTTTTGCATCTTCTCAATGATTTAGGTGTTTTTTTAATCTGCACCTCAAATGTTGACCCTGAAAGTTTCATTGAAAGCGGCTATGAAGATGAAAAGTTTTACAAGTTTATATCCAGTCAATTCCGCTCTCAATACAAAGTTATCTTTATCAATGGAGAAGATTACAGAGTAAAATTAGCTAAAAGAGGAGCTTTTTATATTGGTCCCACGTCTGATACAGAGCCTTTATTGTTAGAAAGATTGAAAAAATACAAAGTAAAAAGACAATTCACTTTTCCACAGTTGTTACACTACTTGACCGAAACAGACCGTAGAGAAGTCAGAAATATGCTTACTCAATACGAAGCAATTAGTATACAAAACATCAATATCAGCTCTACGGCTGATGCCCTTCGCTTGCTTAATTTCTTGGATGATATTTATCAATCTAATCACTACGTAGATTTATATGTCAGTGCAGAAAAAGACTTTAATCAGTGGTATACCAAAGAAAGTGTCGGCTATGATGATTATCAAGAGCGTATTGCCCTTAAATTTGAACGTACTATATCTCGCATAAAGGGACTTTGCGAAGCAAATTATATTACGGTAGAACTAAATACAACCAAGTAG
- a CDS encoding TetR family transcriptional regulator C-terminal domain-containing protein: protein MEKTELLEKYIEYVSREGKRPATISKFSFAIGVKESEFYAHFSNLNQIEQFYWQQLHQILLQKLTQEEVYANYSVREKFLSYAYALVERLKENRSFVQVILKNHWNVLKQYKDDLKSYVETLIAEGTQKGEIHDRILLSTYYPNLMVQEIVSVIHFWAKDESQNFEKTDVFIEKSMNFVMDLLSRNWVDTGLDLIKTLFQKS from the coding sequence ATGGAAAAGACAGAACTGCTTGAAAAGTACATTGAATACGTGTCTAGAGAAGGAAAAAGACCTGCTACTATTAGTAAATTCTCTTTTGCTATCGGAGTAAAAGAAAGCGAATTCTATGCACACTTTTCTAACTTAAATCAAATAGAGCAGTTTTATTGGCAGCAACTTCATCAAATTTTATTACAAAAACTAACTCAAGAAGAAGTTTATGCAAACTATTCTGTTCGCGAAAAATTTCTAAGCTATGCTTACGCATTGGTAGAACGTTTGAAAGAAAACCGTTCATTCGTACAAGTTATCTTGAAAAACCATTGGAATGTCTTAAAGCAATACAAGGATGACTTAAAATCCTATGTAGAAACTCTAATTGCAGAAGGAACACAAAAAGGTGAAATTCACGACAGAATACTTCTCTCTACCTACTATCCTAATTTAATGGTTCAAGAGATAGTTTCAGTCATTCATTTTTGGGCAAAAGATGAAAGCCAAAACTTTGAGAAGACAGATGTATTTATAGAAAAGTCCATGAACTTTGTCATGGACCTTTTAAGCAGAAATTGGGTAGATACAGGACTAGATCTTATCAAGACACTATTCCAAAAATCGTAA